One genomic window of Azospirillum sp. TSH58 includes the following:
- a CDS encoding transglutaminase family protein, with protein sequence MMTLDIHHTTTYRYANPVTFGDHRLMFRPRDSHDLRLIETGLVISPPPASVRWLHDVFGNSIAVASFDQPATELRFESHIRVDHFPMGELEFPIEEYARSYPFSYSAEEVPDLALTTQRHYPDPEHRVDEWARQFVTLGEGGPPDTQDMLVSMTRAIKETFTYQARDLEGTQSPVDTLASNSGSCRDFALLMMEAVRSLGFAARFVSGYLYDPARDGQDGAMTGGGATHAWVEIYLPGCGWVEFDPTNGIIGGKNLIRVAVARDPSQAVPLGGSWTGSPSDFLGMTVDVQVTATGGTGGNGAAKTPMPAAGAA encoded by the coding sequence ATGATGACCCTGGACATCCACCACACCACCACCTACCGCTACGCCAACCCGGTGACCTTCGGCGACCATCGCCTGATGTTCCGGCCCCGCGACAGCCACGATCTGCGGCTGATCGAGACGGGTCTGGTGATCAGCCCGCCGCCGGCCTCCGTCCGCTGGCTCCACGACGTCTTCGGCAACTCCATCGCGGTGGCGAGCTTCGACCAGCCGGCGACGGAGCTGCGCTTCGAAAGCCACATCCGGGTCGATCACTTCCCGATGGGCGAGCTGGAATTCCCGATCGAGGAGTACGCGCGTTCCTACCCCTTCAGCTATTCCGCGGAGGAGGTGCCGGATCTGGCGCTGACCACCCAGCGGCACTATCCGGACCCCGAGCATCGGGTGGACGAGTGGGCGCGGCAGTTCGTGACGCTGGGCGAGGGCGGGCCGCCCGACACGCAGGACATGCTGGTGTCGATGACCCGGGCCATCAAGGAGACCTTCACCTACCAGGCCCGCGACCTGGAAGGCACCCAGAGCCCGGTGGACACCCTGGCGTCGAACAGCGGCTCCTGCCGCGACTTCGCGCTTTTGATGATGGAGGCGGTGCGCTCGCTCGGCTTCGCGGCGCGCTTCGTGTCCGGCTACCTCTATGATCCCGCGCGGGATGGGCAGGACGGGGCGATGACCGGCGGCGGGGCGACCCACGCCTGGGTGGAGATCTACCTGCCGGGCTGCGGCTGGGTGGAGTTCGACCCGACCAACGGCATCATCGGCGGCAAGAACCTGATCCGCGTCGCCGTCGCCCGCGACCCGTCGCAGGCGGTGCCGCTCGGCGGCTCCTGGACCGGGTCGCCCTCGGATTTCCTCGGCATGACGGTGGACGTGCAGGTCACGGCGACCGGCGGGACGGGCGGAAACGGCGCCGCGAAAACCCCGATGCCGGCGGCCGGCGCCGCCTGA
- a CDS encoding HAD family hydrolase — protein MQTSATPVPDAVASGPSTGGPVTHGVGPLASIAPGVAFFDFDGTLIHGDSLLMFIGEVIGRNRARLAFLDALRSGLHRHARGRGPGVDFPGSVKTILLRRTLRGVPVADALAAAERLVHRIRWHAPLVETLKMHRREGRRVVVATGALDIYMPALLRGLNVDDLLATGMEVENDTLTGRLCTGNCVRLDKLERVRGWIAANGPFGETWGYGNRPSDLPMLSIVDRATVVKIR, from the coding sequence ATGCAGACCAGCGCCACTCCCGTTCCCGACGCCGTCGCCTCCGGCCCTTCCACCGGGGGCCCCGTCACACATGGCGTCGGTCCTCTGGCCTCCATCGCGCCGGGGGTGGCCTTCTTCGACTTCGACGGGACGCTGATCCACGGCGACAGCCTGCTGATGTTCATCGGCGAGGTCATCGGGCGCAACCGCGCCCGGCTGGCCTTCCTGGACGCCCTGCGCTCCGGCCTGCACCGCCACGCGCGCGGGCGCGGGCCGGGGGTGGATTTTCCGGGGTCGGTCAAGACCATCCTGCTGCGCCGGACGCTGCGCGGCGTCCCGGTGGCCGACGCGCTGGCCGCCGCGGAACGGCTGGTCCATCGCATCCGCTGGCACGCCCCGCTGGTCGAGACGCTGAAGATGCACCGGCGCGAGGGGCGCCGGGTGGTGGTCGCGACCGGAGCGCTCGACATCTACATGCCGGCCCTGCTGCGCGGGTTGAACGTCGACGACCTGCTCGCCACCGGGATGGAGGTGGAGAACGACACCCTGACCGGACGGCTGTGCACCGGCAACTGCGTCCGGCTGGACAAGCTGGAGCGGGTGCGCGGCTGGATCGCCGCCAACGGCCCCTTCGGCGAGACCTGGGGCTACGGCAACCGGCCCAGCGACCTGCCGATGCTGTCCATCGTCGACCGCGCCACCGTCGTCAAGATCCGCTGA
- a CDS encoding Fur family transcriptional regulator, protein MPSRLEQLCIEKGLKMTDQRRVISRVLSEAADHPDVEEVHRRASTIDPRISIATVYRTMRLFEDANVIDRLDFGDGRARYEEAGSEHHHHLIDLESGKVVEFQNEDLERLKEVIARELGYELLGHRLELYGVPLRRRTTTSEGE, encoded by the coding sequence ATGCCTTCGCGCCTCGAACAGCTCTGCATCGAGAAAGGGCTGAAGATGACCGACCAGCGCCGGGTGATCTCGCGCGTGCTGTCGGAGGCCGCCGACCACCCCGACGTGGAAGAGGTTCACCGCCGGGCATCCACCATCGACCCGCGCATCTCCATCGCCACCGTCTACCGGACGATGCGCCTGTTCGAGGACGCGAACGTCATCGACCGGCTCGACTTCGGCGACGGCCGCGCCCGCTACGAGGAAGCCGGGTCGGAGCACCATCATCACCTGATCGATCTCGAATCCGGAAAGGTGGTGGAGTTCCAGAATGAAGATCTCGAACGGCTGAAGGAAGTCATAGCCCGCGAATTGGGCTATGAACTGCTCGGCCATAGGCTCGAGTTGTATGGTGTTCCGTTGCGCCGCCGCACCACCACATCGGAGGGGGAGTAA
- a CDS encoding HAMP domain-containing sensor histidine kinase, whose amino-acid sequence MLDPDPTSPAPGGTPETEAAPVLTAALLAVREPSIGPDAPCRALRDRLTAQPGLPALAVTAEDGRVLGLVDRLALAGLADPEAPARMAMDRDALLVEADLPLCEVARRIMQDKPGALASGFVVLEKGRYLGIGSGVALLARTDEQIIQRTRQLDEARRAAERANRAKTAFFACMSHEIRTPLNAMMGFAELLEQEVLGPIANPLYRDYARDIAESGRYLMDLINDLLDLSKAEAGRLELTEALVDVPRVAVGSVRLLSDRAGRAGVGIDTALPPDLPPLRADERKLRQMLLNLLSNAVKFTPPDGVVTLNGRVAADGSLCLSVHDTGIGMTADELEKALEPWGQIDSALGRNHIGTGLGLPLTKRLVELHGGRLDIDTAPDRGTTMTLVFPAERVGG is encoded by the coding sequence GTGCTCGATCCCGATCCGACCAGTCCCGCCCCCGGCGGCACGCCGGAAACGGAGGCCGCTCCCGTCCTGACGGCGGCCCTGCTGGCCGTCCGTGAGCCGTCCATCGGGCCGGACGCGCCCTGCCGCGCCCTGCGGGACCGGCTGACCGCCCAGCCCGGCCTGCCGGCGCTCGCCGTGACCGCGGAGGACGGGCGCGTCCTGGGGCTGGTGGACCGTCTGGCGCTGGCGGGGCTGGCCGACCCGGAGGCGCCGGCGCGGATGGCGATGGACCGGGACGCGCTGCTGGTCGAGGCGGACCTTCCGCTGTGCGAGGTCGCGCGGCGGATCATGCAGGACAAGCCCGGCGCGCTGGCCTCCGGCTTCGTCGTGCTGGAGAAGGGGCGGTACCTCGGCATCGGGTCGGGGGTGGCCCTGCTGGCGCGGACGGACGAGCAGATCATCCAGCGGACCCGCCAGCTCGACGAGGCCCGCCGCGCCGCGGAGCGCGCCAACCGGGCCAAGACCGCCTTCTTCGCCTGCATGAGCCATGAGATCCGCACCCCGCTGAACGCCATGATGGGCTTCGCCGAACTGCTGGAGCAGGAGGTTCTGGGGCCGATCGCCAACCCGCTCTACCGCGACTACGCCCGCGACATCGCGGAAAGCGGCCGCTATCTGATGGACCTCATCAATGACCTGCTCGACCTGTCGAAGGCCGAGGCCGGGCGGCTGGAGCTGACCGAGGCCCTGGTGGACGTGCCGCGCGTCGCCGTGGGCAGCGTCCGCCTGCTGTCCGACCGCGCCGGGCGGGCCGGCGTCGGCATCGACACGGCCCTGCCGCCCGACCTGCCGCCGCTGCGCGCCGACGAGCGCAAGCTGCGGCAGATGCTGCTGAACCTGCTGTCCAACGCGGTGAAATTCACGCCGCCCGACGGGGTGGTCACTCTGAACGGCCGCGTGGCGGCGGACGGGAGCCTGTGCCTGTCGGTGCACGACACCGGCATCGGCATGACCGCCGACGAGCTGGAAAAAGCGCTGGAGCCCTGGGGACAGATCGACAGCGCGCTGGGCCGCAACCACATCGGCACCGGCCTCGGCCTGCCTTTGACCAAGCGGCTGGTGGAGCTGCACGGGGGGAGGCTGGACATCGACACCGCCCCCGACCGCGGCACCACCATGACGCTGGTCTTCCCGGCGGAGCGGGTGGGCGGGTAG